A genomic window from Cloacibacillus evryensis DSM 19522 includes:
- the dpaL gene encoding diaminopropionate ammonia-lyase: MNSIKWIENKMPRTEDKELEIMALCNVKAARAFHESFPQYKVTPLAELKELAKLYGIDKLCVKDESYRFGLNAFKVLGGSFAMARYISKLTGRSIEELTYDVLTSPELKKEAGDITFFSATDGNHGRGVAWAANKLGQKSVIMMPKGSQKARFDNIRKEGAVTTIEEFNYDDCVRKAAKAASETPGGVIVQDTAWEGYEEIPAWIMQGYGTMALEADRQFEEAANEPPTHVFVQAGVGSLAGAVVGYFANKYPHAAPTFVVVESDQADCLYKSACAGDGGIRIVDGDMQTIMAGLACGEPNTSSWQILKDKVSVFVSVPDWVAANGMRVLGAPIKGDPRVISGESGAAPAGFLYSLMTDEGLAPLRGKLGINEKSRILLFSTEGDTDPENYRRVVWEGANEK; encoded by the coding sequence ATGAATAGTATCAAATGGATCGAGAACAAAATGCCCAGGACAGAGGACAAAGAGCTCGAAATAATGGCTCTTTGCAACGTGAAGGCCGCGCGCGCCTTCCACGAAAGTTTCCCGCAGTATAAGGTGACGCCCCTGGCGGAGCTGAAAGAGCTGGCAAAGCTCTATGGGATCGACAAGCTGTGTGTCAAGGACGAGTCCTACCGCTTCGGCCTCAACGCCTTCAAGGTGCTCGGCGGCTCCTTCGCGATGGCGCGCTATATTTCAAAGCTGACGGGACGTTCCATCGAAGAGCTCACCTACGACGTGCTCACCTCGCCGGAGCTTAAAAAAGAGGCCGGAGATATCACTTTCTTCAGCGCCACCGACGGCAATCACGGGCGCGGCGTCGCCTGGGCGGCAAACAAGCTAGGCCAGAAATCGGTGATAATGATGCCGAAGGGCTCGCAGAAAGCGCGCTTCGACAATATCCGCAAAGAGGGCGCGGTGACGACGATAGAGGAATTCAACTACGACGACTGCGTGCGCAAAGCCGCAAAGGCCGCGAGCGAAACGCCGGGCGGCGTGATCGTCCAGGATACCGCCTGGGAGGGCTACGAAGAGATACCGGCCTGGATCATGCAGGGCTACGGCACGATGGCGCTGGAGGCGGACCGGCAATTTGAAGAGGCGGCAAATGAACCGCCGACGCATGTGTTCGTGCAGGCCGGAGTCGGCTCGCTAGCGGGAGCCGTCGTCGGCTACTTCGCAAATAAGTATCCCCATGCGGCGCCTACCTTCGTCGTCGTCGAATCAGACCAGGCAGACTGCCTCTACAAATCGGCCTGCGCCGGAGACGGCGGCATCCGCATAGTCGACGGCGACATGCAGACGATCATGGCGGGGCTTGCCTGCGGCGAGCCGAACACCTCGTCATGGCAGATACTGAAGGACAAAGTCTCGGTATTCGTCTCGGTACCGGATTGGGTGGCGGCAAACGGCATGCGCGTCCTCGGCGCGCCGATCAAGGGAGACCCCCGCGTCATTTCAGGCGAATCGGGCGCGGCGCCCGCCGGGTTCCTCTACTCGCTGATGACCGACGAGGGGCTGGCTCCGCTGCGCGGGAAGCTCGGCATCAATGAAAAATCACGCATCCTCCTCTTCTCCACCGAAGGGGATACGGACCCGGAGAATTACCGCCGCGTCGTCTGGGAGGGCGCCAACGAAAAATAA
- a CDS encoding YgeY family selenium metabolism-linked hydrolase, which produces MDFNAVKKAAEGCKADMTKFLRDLVAIPGESCGEEGVVKRIAQEMEKVGFDKVEIDPMGNVLGYMGGGRTLIGYDAHIDTVGLGELSNWKFDPYEGYENDTEIGGRGASDQLGGIVSAVYGAKVMKDLGLLSDKYRVLVTGTVQEEDCDGLCWQYIINEDKVRPEFVVSTEPTDGGIYRGQRGRMEIRVDVKGVSCHGSAPERGDNAIYKMADILQDVRALNENDAADDKTVKGLAKMLEEKYNPEWREANFLGRGTVTVSEIFFTSPSRCAVADSCSVSLDRRMTAGETWESCLDEIRALPAVRKYGDDVTVSMYEYSRPSYKGLVYPIECYFPTWVIPEDHKVTRALEEAYKNLYGAARVGAEETLAMRTARPLTDKWTFSTNGVSIMGRNGIPCIGFGPGAEAQAHAPNEKTWKQDLVTCAAVYAALPELYCK; this is translated from the coding sequence ATGGATTTCAACGCGGTAAAAAAAGCGGCCGAAGGCTGCAAGGCTGATATGACAAAGTTCCTGCGCGACCTCGTCGCGATCCCCGGCGAGAGCTGCGGCGAAGAGGGCGTCGTAAAGCGCATCGCCCAGGAGATGGAAAAGGTTGGATTTGACAAGGTGGAGATCGACCCGATGGGCAACGTCCTCGGTTACATGGGCGGCGGCAGGACGCTCATCGGCTACGACGCCCACATCGACACCGTCGGCCTCGGCGAGCTTTCAAACTGGAAGTTCGACCCGTACGAGGGATATGAGAACGATACGGAGATCGGCGGACGCGGCGCCAGCGACCAGCTCGGAGGCATCGTCTCCGCGGTATACGGCGCCAAGGTCATGAAGGATCTCGGGCTTCTCTCCGACAAGTACCGCGTGCTGGTTACGGGAACGGTGCAGGAGGAGGACTGCGACGGCCTCTGCTGGCAGTACATCATCAACGAGGATAAAGTCCGTCCGGAGTTCGTCGTCTCCACCGAGCCGACCGACGGCGGCATCTACCGCGGACAGCGCGGACGCATGGAGATACGCGTCGACGTAAAGGGCGTCTCCTGCCACGGTTCGGCCCCCGAACGCGGCGACAACGCGATCTATAAGATGGCCGACATCCTTCAGGACGTACGCGCCCTCAACGAAAACGACGCCGCTGACGACAAAACCGTCAAGGGCCTCGCGAAGATGCTCGAAGAAAAATACAACCCCGAATGGCGCGAAGCTAATTTCCTTGGGCGCGGCACCGTCACCGTCTCCGAAATATTCTTCACCTCGCCGAGCCGCTGCGCCGTCGCCGACTCATGCTCCGTCTCCCTGGACCGCCGCATGACGGCGGGCGAGACGTGGGAAAGCTGCCTTGACGAGATCCGCGCGCTGCCGGCGGTCAGGAAATACGGCGACGACGTGACAGTCTCAATGTACGAATATTCCCGCCCCTCCTACAAGGGACTCGTCTATCCCATCGAGTGCTACTTCCCCACCTGGGTCATCCCGGAGGACCACAAGGTCACCAGAGCTCTTGAAGAGGCCTACAAAAACCTTTACGGCGCCGCGCGCGTCGGCGCGGAGGAGACTCTCGCCATGAGGACGGCACGGCCGTTGACGGACAAATGGACCTTCTCCACGAACGGCGTCTCCATCATGGGGCGCAACGGCATCCCCTGCATCGGCTTCGGCCCGGGGGCGGAGGCCCAGGCCCACGCGCCGAACGAAAAGACATGGAAGCAGGATCTCGTGACCTGCGCCGCCGTCTACGCGGCGCTGCCGGAACTTTATTGCAAATAA
- the ygeW gene encoding knotted carbamoyltransferase YgeW, with the protein MPLMEKYINTLNGLDFSGMYNNDFFLTWEKTRGELDAVFTVADALRTLRENNVSSRIFDSGLAISLFRDNSTRTRFSFASASNLLGLEVQDLDEGKSQVAHGETVRETANMISFMADVIGIRDDMYIGKGNAYMHQIVNAVKEGFEDGILEQRPTLVNLQCDIDHPTQTMADTLHVIREMGGVENLRGKKVAMTWAYSPSYGKPLSVPQGVIGLMTRFGMEVVLAHPEGYEVMEEVEEVAKKNAAASGGSFRKTNNMAEAFEGADIVYPKSWAPFKAMEKRTNLYGAGDFDGIKTLEKELLTQNANHKDWECTEEMMRSTKNGKALYLHCLPADISGVSCKEGEVAGSVFDRYRVPLYKEASFKPYIIAAMIFLSKMKDPQAALAALEKRGRARQFMR; encoded by the coding sequence ATGCCGCTTATGGAAAAATATATAAACACTCTGAACGGGCTCGATTTCTCCGGTATGTACAACAACGACTTCTTCCTCACCTGGGAGAAGACGCGCGGCGAACTCGACGCGGTATTCACGGTCGCCGACGCGCTGCGCACGCTGCGCGAAAACAACGTCTCTTCACGTATCTTCGACAGCGGGCTCGCGATCTCGCTCTTCCGCGACAACTCGACGCGCACCCGTTTTTCCTTCGCCTCGGCCTCCAACCTTCTCGGCCTTGAGGTGCAGGATCTCGACGAGGGCAAGTCACAGGTCGCGCACGGGGAGACCGTCCGCGAGACGGCAAACATGATCTCCTTCATGGCCGACGTCATCGGCATCCGCGACGATATGTACATCGGCAAGGGCAACGCCTATATGCACCAGATCGTCAACGCCGTCAAAGAGGGCTTTGAAGACGGCATCCTCGAGCAGCGCCCGACTCTCGTCAATCTCCAGTGCGACATCGACCACCCTACGCAGACCATGGCAGACACTCTCCACGTCATCCGCGAGATGGGCGGCGTGGAAAACCTCAGGGGCAAAAAGGTGGCGATGACCTGGGCCTATTCCCCCTCCTACGGCAAACCCCTCTCTGTGCCGCAGGGCGTTATCGGCCTGATGACGCGCTTCGGCATGGAGGTCGTGCTCGCCCATCCCGAGGGATATGAGGTGATGGAAGAGGTCGAAGAGGTGGCGAAGAAGAACGCCGCGGCCTCGGGCGGCTCCTTCCGCAAGACGAATAATATGGCGGAGGCCTTCGAGGGCGCGGACATCGTCTATCCTAAGAGCTGGGCCCCCTTCAAGGCGATGGAAAAGCGCACGAACCTCTACGGCGCCGGCGATTTTGACGGGATCAAGACCCTTGAAAAGGAGCTGCTCACGCAGAACGCTAACCATAAAGACTGGGAATGCACCGAGGAGATGATGAGGAGCACGAAAAACGGCAAGGCTCTCTACCTCCACTGCCTGCCCGCCGACATCTCCGGCGTGAGCTGCAAAGAGGGCGAAGTGGCGGGCTCCGTATTCGACCGCTACCGCGTGCCGCTCTACAAAGAGGCCAGCTTCAAGCCCTACATCATCGCGGCGATGATCTTCCTCAGCAAAATGAAAGACCCCCAGGCCGCGCTTGCCGCTCTGGAGAAGAGAGGCCGCGCGCGCCAGTTCATGAGATAA